One region of Haloprofundus salilacus genomic DNA includes:
- a CDS encoding iron ABC transporter substrate-binding protein, translating to MERNDFGRPTRRRLVATGVTAGIAALAGCNGLLDGESSGGDSENGSQAIGQIGSGRSPFGERSIEGGTSMTEMPDLSGELTVYSGRGEALVGELVQFIDDLYDDFSVQVRYAGSSDLVNQILTEGDGSPADVFYSVNAGSLGTLAEEGRTVALPDEVLELVREEFRDPDGQWTGTSGRARTVPYNTDQWSASDIPGDIYAFPDAERFADQVGWAPTYGSFQAFVTAMRVLKGDQRTREWLQGMLDLGVQEYTDEFLVCQAIADGEISVGFANHYYIQRVLAGRGEAPLTTAFTNGDAGSIFNVAGACTLDTTDNRELAANFVRHLLSAEAQDYFARETFEYPLVSGVDPVGDLPRIDELNPPEGVDLTQLADLEGTVDLMRDVGVL from the coding sequence ATGGAGCGAAACGACTTCGGACGGCCCACCCGTCGTCGCCTCGTCGCGACGGGCGTTACGGCCGGTATCGCAGCCCTCGCAGGCTGTAACGGTCTACTCGACGGCGAGAGCAGTGGCGGTGACAGCGAGAACGGATCGCAGGCCATCGGCCAGATCGGGTCGGGCCGGTCGCCGTTCGGCGAGCGGTCCATCGAGGGCGGCACCTCGATGACGGAGATGCCCGATCTCTCCGGTGAACTCACCGTCTACTCCGGCCGCGGCGAGGCGCTCGTCGGCGAACTCGTCCAGTTCATCGACGACCTCTACGACGATTTCTCCGTGCAGGTTCGCTACGCGGGCTCGTCGGACCTCGTCAACCAGATTCTCACCGAGGGCGACGGGAGCCCCGCGGACGTGTTCTACTCGGTCAACGCCGGGTCGCTCGGCACGCTCGCCGAAGAAGGCCGAACGGTCGCGCTCCCCGACGAGGTGCTCGAACTCGTCCGCGAGGAGTTCCGTGACCCCGACGGTCAGTGGACTGGCACCTCCGGCCGTGCCCGGACGGTTCCGTACAACACCGACCAGTGGTCCGCGTCGGACATTCCCGGAGATATCTACGCCTTCCCCGACGCCGAGCGGTTCGCCGACCAGGTCGGCTGGGCACCCACCTACGGCTCGTTCCAGGCGTTCGTCACCGCGATGCGCGTACTGAAGGGCGACCAGCGCACTCGCGAGTGGTTGCAGGGGATGCTGGACCTCGGCGTCCAGGAGTACACCGACGAGTTCCTCGTCTGTCAGGCCATCGCCGACGGCGAGATATCGGTCGGCTTCGCGAACCACTACTACATCCAGCGCGTCCTCGCGGGCCGCGGCGAGGCGCCGCTTACGACGGCGTTCACGAACGGCGACGCCGGGAGCATCTTCAACGTCGCCGGGGCCTGTACGCTCGACACTACCGACAACCGGGAACTCGCGGCGAACTTCGTCCGCCACCTGCTGTCGGCGGAGGCGCAGGACTACTTCGCCCGCGAGACGTTCGAGTACCCGCTCGTCTCCGGCGTCGACCCCGTCGGCGACCTCCCACGTATCGACGAGTTGAACCCGCCTGAGGGGGTAGACCTGACACAACTGGCCGACCTCGAAGGCACCGTCGACCTCATGCGCGACGTCGGCGTGCTCTGA
- a CDS encoding alpha-1 4-glucan-protein synthase — protein MAADTCVIVPTIRAYECMRAYFENAREHGFDLDRLHVVLVTEDFCDTAAMRTMLDEEGVSGEVFDGSRREAWFEARGLSEYAHLIPAASHAQTSFGLLYLWANEFEYGFFIDDDTLPHPEADFFGRHFENLAYEGEIECVRSDERWVNVLYQNFDEHGLYPRGYPYAAMDETVETDTRHVDDVVASQGLWTNVPDLDAVRILMDGDLRGQAQTRTAAEDFDDEFVADRGQYLTVCSMNLAFRREIIPAFYQLPMDDNEWDVGRFDDIWSGVFLKRAADVLDKDVVNGRPLCEHNKAPRPTFDDLNNEVPGLELNEYLWEIVDEVGDGCETYAGVFGSIADELADGDWDEYNNGAFFTFVGERMREWLDCLNALDALNAPRTAERPIPSDD, from the coding sequence ATGGCAGCCGACACCTGCGTCATCGTCCCGACGATACGAGCGTACGAGTGCATGCGGGCGTACTTCGAGAACGCCCGCGAACACGGGTTCGACCTCGACCGACTGCACGTCGTGCTCGTCACCGAGGATTTCTGCGACACGGCGGCGATGCGCACGATGCTCGACGAGGAGGGCGTCTCCGGCGAGGTGTTCGACGGGAGTCGGCGGGAGGCGTGGTTCGAGGCGCGTGGTCTCTCCGAGTACGCCCACCTGATTCCGGCCGCCAGTCACGCCCAGACCTCCTTCGGTCTCCTCTATCTGTGGGCCAACGAGTTCGAGTACGGCTTCTTCATCGACGACGACACGCTCCCGCATCCCGAAGCGGACTTCTTCGGTCGCCATTTCGAAAATCTGGCGTACGAAGGCGAGATAGAGTGCGTCCGCTCCGACGAGCGGTGGGTGAACGTCCTCTACCAGAACTTCGACGAACACGGACTCTACCCCCGCGGTTACCCGTACGCGGCGATGGACGAGACGGTCGAGACCGACACCCGCCACGTCGACGACGTGGTCGCCTCCCAGGGGCTGTGGACGAACGTCCCGGACCTCGACGCAGTGCGCATCCTGATGGACGGCGACCTCCGTGGACAGGCGCAGACCCGAACCGCCGCCGAGGACTTCGACGACGAGTTCGTCGCCGACCGGGGCCAGTATCTCACTGTCTGCTCGATGAATCTCGCCTTCCGCCGCGAGATAATCCCGGCGTTCTACCAACTCCCGATGGACGACAACGAGTGGGACGTCGGCCGATTCGACGACATCTGGTCGGGCGTGTTCCTCAAGCGCGCCGCCGACGTGCTCGACAAGGACGTGGTGAACGGCCGACCCCTCTGCGAACACAACAAAGCCCCGCGCCCGACGTTCGACGACCTCAACAACGAGGTTCCGGGTCTCGAACTGAACGAATACCTCTGGGAAATCGTCGACGAGGTAGGCGACGGCTGTGAGACGTACGCAGGCGTCTTCGGTTCCATCGCGGACGAACTCGCCGACGGCGACTGGGACGAATACAACAACGGTGCGTTCTTCACCTTCGTCGGCGAGCGGATGCGCGAGTGGCTCGACTGCCTGAACGCACTCGACGCCCTCAACGCGCCTCGGACCGCAGAACGACCGATACCGAGTGACGACTGA
- the purL gene encoding phosphoribosylformylglycinamidine synthase subunit PurL, which produces MSLSDADRELVVAELGREPTTAEAALFENLWSEHCAYRSSRPLLSAFDSEGEDVVVGPGDDAAVVAISDDTYVTLGIESHNHPSYVDPYDGAATGVGGIVRDTLSMGAYPIALADSLYFGEFDDEHSRYLFEGVVEGIADYGNAIGVPTVTGSVDFHPDYEGNPLVNVACVGLLSADRLVTAEAQKAGNKLVLVGNGTGRDGLGGASFASEDLAEDAETEDRPAVQVGDPYTEKLLIEANEELVDAGLVQSARDLGAAGLGGASSELVAKGGFGARIDLDAVHQREPNMNAMEILLAESQERMCYEVRPEDVAGVERIAEKYDLGCSVIGEVAEGNYVCTFGGEVAVDVPAEYLADGAPMNDLDSVAPNQPERDLSDADLTEVFEAVVGNPTTASKRWVYRQYDHEVGLRTAVKPGDDAAVMAIREAETGLAFSSGANPKWTSAAPYDGARAIALENVTNLAAKGATPLAAVDCLNGGNPEKPEVYGGFKGIVDGLADMCRELSTPVVGGNVSLYNDSVTGPIPPTPTLAVVGTKDGYDAPSAAFAGEGTLLLVGEAGAALGGSEYLAYAGGTDRFPELPENPGEVVSVLAAVANDDATLAVHDVSHGGLAVSLAEMVTTDAGADVALDGALALFDETPGRAVVETTDPEAVWEAFDGVAPVVELGDATDDGTLSLTAGDDSLDYSVDEIRELRGVLARELD; this is translated from the coding sequence ATGAGTCTCTCCGACGCCGACCGCGAACTCGTCGTCGCCGAACTCGGTCGCGAACCCACGACGGCCGAGGCGGCGCTGTTCGAAAACCTCTGGAGCGAACACTGCGCGTACCGTTCGTCTCGACCGTTGCTGTCGGCATTCGACAGTGAAGGCGAGGACGTGGTAGTCGGCCCCGGTGACGACGCAGCGGTCGTCGCTATCTCCGACGACACGTACGTCACGCTCGGCATCGAGAGCCACAACCACCCCTCCTACGTCGACCCCTACGACGGCGCGGCGACGGGCGTCGGCGGCATCGTCCGCGACACGCTCTCGATGGGCGCGTACCCCATTGCACTCGCCGACTCGCTGTACTTCGGCGAGTTTGACGACGAGCACTCCCGTTACCTGTTCGAGGGCGTCGTCGAGGGCATCGCCGACTACGGTAACGCCATCGGCGTGCCCACCGTCACGGGCAGCGTCGACTTCCACCCCGACTACGAGGGGAACCCGCTCGTGAACGTCGCATGCGTCGGCCTCCTCTCCGCCGACCGCCTCGTCACCGCAGAGGCCCAAAAGGCCGGAAACAAACTCGTCCTCGTCGGCAACGGCACCGGCCGCGACGGCCTCGGCGGCGCGTCGTTCGCCAGCGAGGACCTCGCCGAGGACGCCGAAACCGAGGACCGACCCGCCGTGCAGGTCGGCGACCCATATACTGAAAAACTGCTCATCGAAGCCAACGAGGAACTCGTCGACGCCGGCCTCGTCCAGTCGGCGCGTGACCTCGGCGCGGCGGGTCTCGGCGGCGCCTCTTCCGAACTCGTCGCCAAGGGCGGCTTCGGCGCGCGCATCGACCTCGACGCCGTCCACCAGCGCGAACCGAACATGAACGCGATGGAGATTCTGCTCGCAGAGTCCCAGGAGCGGATGTGCTACGAAGTCCGCCCCGAGGACGTCGCCGGCGTCGAGAGAATCGCCGAAAAGTACGACCTCGGCTGTTCGGTCATCGGCGAAGTGGCCGAGGGCAACTACGTCTGCACCTTCGGTGGGGAAGTCGCCGTCGACGTGCCTGCGGAGTACCTCGCTGACGGCGCGCCGATGAACGACCTCGACTCGGTCGCGCCCAACCAACCCGAGCGCGACCTTTCCGACGCGGACCTCACCGAAGTGTTCGAGGCGGTCGTCGGCAATCCCACGACGGCGAGCAAGCGCTGGGTCTACCGGCAGTACGATCACGAAGTCGGACTCAGGACGGCGGTTAAACCCGGAGACGACGCCGCGGTGATGGCGATACGAGAAGCAGAGACTGGGTTAGCGTTCTCCTCGGGCGCGAACCCGAAGTGGACGAGCGCCGCCCCCTACGACGGCGCGCGGGCTATCGCGCTCGAAAACGTCACCAACCTCGCCGCGAAGGGCGCGACGCCACTGGCGGCGGTCGACTGTCTCAACGGTGGCAACCCCGAGAAACCCGAGGTTTACGGCGGTTTCAAAGGGATCGTCGACGGTCTCGCCGACATGTGCCGCGAACTCTCGACGCCGGTCGTCGGCGGTAACGTCTCGCTGTACAACGACTCAGTCACGGGACCGATTCCGCCGACGCCGACGCTCGCCGTCGTCGGCACGAAGGACGGCTACGACGCGCCGTCCGCGGCGTTCGCGGGAGAGGGAACGCTGCTCCTCGTCGGCGAGGCGGGCGCGGCGCTCGGCGGGTCGGAGTACCTCGCGTACGCAGGTGGCACCGACCGTTTCCCCGAACTGCCCGAGAATCCGGGCGAGGTCGTCTCGGTGCTCGCCGCCGTCGCCAACGACGACGCGACGCTCGCGGTCCACGACGTGAGCCACGGCGGCCTCGCCGTCTCGCTGGCGGAGATGGTCACCACGGACGCGGGTGCGGACGTCGCCCTCGACGGCGCGCTCGCGCTGTTCGACGAGACGCCCGGCCGCGCCGTCGTCGAGACCACGGACCCAGAGGCCGTGTGGGAAGCGTTCGACGGCGTCGCGCCTGTCGTCGAACTCGGCGACGCCACCGACGACGGGACGCTCTCGCTCACCGCCGGCGACGACTCGCTCGACTACTCGGTCGACGAGATCCGCGAGTTGCGCGGCGTGCTCGCCCGCGAGTTGGACTGA
- a CDS encoding PHP domain-containing protein: MLSVELHAHSALSYDGRDPVELLLEQAAAVGLDALAITDHDELDASIEAAERAADYGLVGIVGMEVTSSAGHVLAFDIDEPIPAGLSYEETLDRIREQDGLAVVPHPFQKSRHGVAPHISREQLASADAVEVYNSRLLTGLANRKAEKFALANDLPMTAGSDAHISEMVGQAVTEVGTNERRADAILDAIAEGRTGVVGTRTPWHISFRQAAGGAKRRMKHTVADFL, from the coding sequence GTGTTATCGGTCGAACTGCACGCGCACTCCGCGCTGTCGTACGACGGCCGCGACCCCGTAGAGTTACTGCTCGAACAAGCCGCGGCCGTCGGTCTCGACGCGCTGGCAATTACCGACCACGACGAACTCGACGCCAGCATCGAGGCCGCCGAACGCGCCGCCGACTACGGACTCGTCGGTATCGTCGGCATGGAGGTGACGAGTTCCGCGGGACACGTTCTGGCGTTCGACATCGACGAACCAATTCCCGCCGGCCTCTCCTACGAGGAGACGCTCGACCGAATCCGGGAGCAGGACGGTCTCGCCGTCGTCCCCCACCCGTTCCAGAAATCCCGCCACGGCGTCGCCCCGCACATCTCGCGCGAACAACTGGCGAGCGCCGACGCCGTTGAGGTGTACAACTCCCGGCTCCTGACCGGCCTCGCCAACCGGAAAGCCGAGAAGTTCGCGCTCGCGAACGATCTCCCGATGACCGCCGGCAGCGACGCCCACATCAGCGAGATGGTCGGGCAAGCCGTGACCGAAGTCGGGACGAACGAGCGACGCGCCGATGCCATCCTCGACGCCATCGCCGAGGGGCGGACGGGCGTCGTCGGCACCCGGACGCCGTGGCACATTAGCTTCCGACAGGCCGCCGGCGGCGCGAAACGGCGCATGAAACACACGGTGGCCGACTTTCTGTGA
- a CDS encoding asparagine synthase C-terminal domain-containing protein, whose amino-acid sequence MRGSSPERVVDALDEGDPLPGTGGFAGRLDANAVDPGDGGNGSLLVRDVLGRQPLFFSAIDPATWSFDPTDLDDPKVLPAGHVRRLTPTDASASSAELDVDKNESKRAWTLPEPPIADDAAALDAVRDAVLGSVRTIDTSNTAVAFSGGVDSALVAAGISDAPCYVAGFEGSHDVAAARDAAEAMDRDLRVVEFTHDDLTRAVPEIVRATGRTNAMDVQIALPLYLAAERVAADGYERLAVGQGADELFGGYAKVANAPDDHRVNAETVRGATREVVATLPEQLERDVLTLRAAGVEPVAPLLHDDVVAAALGLPGHLLTDGEERKIALRRAAEGVIPDDIAAADKKAVQYGSLAARELDRLARRAGFKRRMDDHVGQYVCSLVDSRYSWADSR is encoded by the coding sequence ATTCGCGGTAGCTCGCCCGAACGCGTCGTCGACGCGCTCGACGAGGGCGACCCGCTTCCGGGGACCGGCGGATTCGCGGGTCGTCTCGACGCCAACGCCGTCGACCCCGGAGACGGCGGTAACGGCTCACTTCTCGTCCGCGACGTGCTCGGCCGACAGCCCCTTTTCTTCTCGGCAATCGACCCGGCGACGTGGAGTTTCGACCCAACCGACCTCGACGACCCGAAGGTGCTTCCGGCGGGCCATGTTCGGCGACTTACGCCGACCGACGCGTCCGCGAGTTCGGCCGAGCTCGACGTGGACAAAAACGAGAGTAAGCGAGCGTGGACGCTCCCCGAACCGCCGATTGCCGACGACGCGGCCGCGCTCGACGCCGTGCGAGATGCAGTGCTGGGTAGCGTTCGCACCATCGATACGTCGAACACCGCCGTCGCTTTCTCCGGCGGCGTCGACTCCGCACTCGTCGCGGCGGGGATCTCCGACGCGCCCTGCTACGTCGCCGGATTCGAGGGATCGCACGACGTCGCGGCCGCCCGCGACGCCGCTGAGGCGATGGACCGCGACCTGCGGGTCGTCGAGTTCACCCACGACGATCTCACGCGCGCGGTCCCCGAAATCGTCCGCGCGACGGGACGAACGAACGCGATGGACGTGCAAATCGCGCTGCCGCTGTATCTCGCGGCCGAACGCGTCGCCGCCGACGGCTACGAGCGACTGGCCGTCGGCCAGGGCGCGGACGAACTGTTCGGCGGCTACGCGAAGGTGGCGAACGCGCCCGACGACCACCGCGTCAACGCGGAGACGGTCCGCGGTGCGACGCGGGAAGTCGTCGCGACGCTCCCCGAGCAGCTCGAACGCGACGTGCTGACGCTCCGGGCCGCCGGCGTCGAACCGGTCGCGCCGCTGCTGCACGACGACGTGGTCGCGGCGGCGCTCGGCCTGCCGGGACATCTCCTGACCGACGGCGAGGAGCGCAAAATCGCGCTTCGGCGCGCCGCCGAGGGCGTCATCCCCGACGACATCGCCGCCGCCGACAAGAAGGCCGTCCAGTACGGCAGTCTGGCGGCGCGCGAACTCGACCGGTTGGCTCGCCGAGCAGGGTTCAAACGGCGGATGGACGACCACGTCGGACAGTACGTCTGCTCGTTGGTGGACAGTCGGTACTCCTGGGCGGACAGTCGATAG
- a CDS encoding DUF7344 domain-containing protein: protein MTDQQPPTGTGDASELSRALAVLSNPCRRRIVALLSERRASISLSELTSLLAADDDLTGGPNGADGETEADTDSLAITLHHVHLPMLSDGGFAEYDPVRRTVVPGPRIDDENATDLLTLVETLAESEFHLFSTAPMRATLAVLVDTSGVELPVSTVTAQLVAHVGGPRKTHAARLRHYHLPKLDAAGVVDYDVNRSTVSLRANSALLDASFSPATS from the coding sequence ATGACCGACCAGCAGCCCCCCACCGGGACCGGCGACGCGAGTGAACTTTCGCGAGCGCTGGCTGTCCTCTCGAACCCGTGCCGCCGTCGGATCGTCGCGCTGCTTTCGGAGCGTCGAGCGTCGATCTCGCTCTCGGAGCTCACGTCCCTCCTCGCCGCCGATGACGACCTCACAGGAGGGCCGAACGGTGCCGACGGCGAGACGGAAGCCGACACCGACTCGCTGGCGATCACACTGCACCACGTCCACCTTCCGATGCTTTCGGACGGCGGATTCGCGGAGTACGACCCCGTCCGACGGACCGTCGTTCCCGGTCCCCGCATCGACGACGAGAACGCGACCGACCTGTTAACTCTCGTCGAGACGCTCGCCGAGTCGGAGTTCCACCTGTTCTCGACCGCCCCGATGCGAGCGACGCTCGCCGTCCTCGTCGACACAAGCGGTGTAGAGCTCCCCGTCTCGACGGTCACGGCGCAACTCGTCGCTCACGTCGGCGGACCGCGGAAGACGCACGCCGCCCGACTACGCCACTACCACCTCCCGAAGCTCGACGCCGCAGGCGTCGTCGACTACGACGTGAACCGGTCGACGGTGTCGCTTCGCGCCAACTCGGCACTGCTCGACGCATCGTTCTCGCCCGCCACCTCGTAA
- a CDS encoding NUDIX hydrolase, producing METTRHFTATVYIVNDGATALHEHKRLGLRLPPGGHVDRDELPHEAALREAREETGLAPTLLIDQRDVASETARTIPRPRHLLLEDIDVHDGEVGHQHIDHIYYATVESRAIDPDDGEEGADAWDWYGPDDLHTSDLDLDVVELGLDAIECATNRR from the coding sequence ATGGAGACGACGCGGCACTTCACGGCGACAGTGTACATCGTCAACGACGGAGCGACGGCGCTTCACGAGCACAAGCGTCTCGGCCTGCGGCTCCCACCTGGCGGCCACGTCGACAGGGACGAACTCCCCCACGAAGCCGCTCTCCGGGAGGCACGCGAGGAGACGGGTCTCGCACCGACGCTCCTCATCGACCAGCGCGACGTCGCCTCCGAGACGGCGCGAACGATTCCTCGCCCGCGGCATCTGCTGCTCGAAGATATCGACGTTCACGACGGCGAGGTCGGTCACCAACACATCGACCACATCTACTACGCGACGGTCGAGAGTCGCGCCATCGACCCTGACGACGGCGAAGAAGGCGCCGACGCGTGGGACTGGTACGGACCCGACGACCTCCACACGAGCGACCTCGACCTCGACGTAGTCGAACTCGGACTGGACGCCATCGAGTGCGCGACGAACCGGCGCTGA
- a CDS encoding transcription initiation factor IIB, with protein sequence MTDSVRRYTGERTRQRDEEESEQETDETLRCPECGGQLASDTEHGETVCRDCGLVVEEDGIDRGPEWRAFDSKEKDQKSRVGAPTTNMMHDKGLSTNIGWQNKDAYGNSLSSRQREKMQRLRTWNERFRTRDSKERNLKQALGEIDRMASALGLPENVRETASVIYRRALNEDLLPGRSIEGVATASLYAAARQAGTPRSLDEIASVSRVEKDEIARTYRYVVRELKLEIQPADPESYVPRFASALDLSDEAERRARQLLKNAKEQGVHSGKSPVGLAAAAVYAASLLTNEKVTQSEVSDVANISEVTIRNRYHELLEAEEQVHLP encoded by the coding sequence ATGACTGATAGTGTCCGACGGTACACGGGCGAGCGCACCCGACAGAGAGACGAAGAAGAGAGTGAACAAGAGACCGACGAAACGCTGCGCTGCCCGGAGTGCGGCGGACAGTTGGCGAGCGACACCGAGCACGGCGAGACGGTCTGTCGAGACTGCGGTCTCGTCGTCGAGGAGGACGGTATCGACCGCGGTCCCGAGTGGCGCGCGTTCGACTCCAAGGAGAAAGACCAGAAGTCCCGCGTCGGCGCGCCGACGACGAACATGATGCACGACAAGGGGTTGTCGACGAACATCGGCTGGCAGAACAAAGACGCCTACGGCAACTCACTGTCCTCGCGACAGCGAGAGAAGATGCAACGGCTCCGCACATGGAACGAGCGGTTCCGCACTCGCGACTCGAAAGAGCGCAACCTCAAGCAGGCGCTCGGCGAGATCGACCGCATGGCGTCGGCGCTCGGGCTTCCCGAGAACGTCCGCGAAACCGCCTCGGTCATCTACCGCCGCGCGCTCAACGAGGACCTGCTTCCTGGCCGCTCCATCGAGGGCGTCGCCACGGCCAGCCTCTACGCCGCCGCCCGACAGGCGGGGACGCCGCGCAGCCTCGACGAGATTGCGAGCGTCTCCCGCGTCGAGAAGGACGAAATCGCGCGGACGTACCGCTACGTCGTCCGCGAACTGAAGCTCGAAATCCAGCCCGCCGACCCCGAGAGCTACGTCCCGCGGTTCGCCTCGGCGCTCGACCTCTCCGACGAGGCCGAGCGCCGCGCTCGCCAACTGCTGAAGAACGCCAAAGAACAGGGCGTCCACTCCGGTAAATCGCCGGTTGGACTCGCCGCCGCCGCCGTCTACGCCGCCTCACTGCTCACCAACGAGAAGGTGACCCAGAGCGAGGTCTCGGACGTCGCCAACATCAGCGAAGTCACCATCCGCAACCGCTACCACGAACTGCTCGAAGCCGAAGAGCAGGTCCACCTGCCGTAG
- the gatC gene encoding Asp-tRNA(Asn)/Glu-tRNA(Gln) amidotransferase subunit GatC, translating to MSDTSVDADEVRHVATLARVDLDDEEFEEFAGQFADILTYFDALDEVPEVDAETELVNVMRPDEVRESLAQEEALANAAETEDGFFKGPKVS from the coding sequence ATGAGCGACACGTCCGTCGACGCCGACGAAGTGCGTCACGTCGCGACACTCGCGCGAGTCGACCTCGACGACGAGGAATTCGAGGAGTTCGCCGGGCAGTTCGCCGACATCCTCACCTACTTCGACGCGCTCGACGAGGTACCCGAAGTCGACGCGGAGACGGAACTGGTGAACGTGATGCGTCCCGACGAGGTTCGCGAGAGCCTCGCGCAGGAGGAGGCGCTCGCGAACGCCGCCGAGACCGAAGACGGCTTCTTCAAAGGACCGAAGGTGTCGTAG
- the gatA gene encoding Asp-tRNA(Asn)/Glu-tRNA(Gln) amidotransferase subunit GatA: MATDLNIFVTEESVADADADGPLSGKTVAVKDNISTEGLRTTCGSAMLNDYVPPYDATVVECLKDAGATIVGKANMDEFGMGSTTETSAFGPTRNPVDPERAPGGSSGGSAAAVAAGEADLALGTDTGGSVRNPAAFCGVVGIKPTYGLVSRYGLVAYANSLEQIGPFAETVEEAAELLDVISGPDAKDATTRDEAIDSDYAGAADGDVDGLTVGVPTELVEGADERVVETFEGALAELEAQGAETTEVSLESVGHAVQAYYVIAMSEASSNLARFDGVRYGQSGGYEGNWNESFARAREEGFGSEVKRRILLGTYALSAGYHDKYYKKAQDARAWVAQDFDAAFEKVDVLASPTMPILPPKLGESLDDPLQLYLTDANTVPVNLANLPAISVPAGESEGLPVGLQLIGPKFGEETIIRAASAVEE, from the coding sequence ATGGCCACCGACCTCAACATCTTCGTTACCGAGGAGTCGGTCGCCGACGCCGACGCCGACGGCCCGCTGAGCGGGAAAACCGTCGCCGTCAAGGACAACATCAGCACCGAGGGGCTGCGCACGACCTGCGGCTCCGCGATGCTCAACGACTACGTCCCGCCGTACGACGCGACGGTCGTGGAGTGCCTGAAGGACGCCGGCGCGACCATCGTCGGCAAGGCGAACATGGACGAGTTCGGGATGGGGTCGACCACCGAGACGTCGGCGTTCGGTCCGACGAGAAACCCCGTCGACCCCGAACGCGCTCCCGGCGGCTCCTCGGGTGGATCGGCGGCTGCGGTCGCGGCGGGTGAAGCCGACCTCGCGCTCGGCACCGACACCGGTGGGTCGGTCCGCAACCCCGCAGCGTTCTGCGGCGTCGTCGGCATCAAACCCACCTACGGGCTGGTCTCGCGGTACGGGCTCGTCGCCTACGCGAACTCGCTGGAGCAGATCGGTCCCTTTGCCGAGACCGTCGAAGAGGCGGCGGAACTGCTCGACGTGATTTCGGGACCGGACGCCAAGGACGCGACGACCCGGGACGAGGCCATCGATTCGGATTACGCCGGCGCCGCCGACGGCGACGTCGACGGTCTCACAGTCGGCGTCCCCACCGAACTGGTCGAGGGCGCGGACGAACGCGTCGTCGAGACGTTCGAGGGCGCGCTCGCAGAGTTAGAGGCGCAGGGCGCGGAGACGACCGAAGTGAGCCTCGAATCGGTCGGCCACGCGGTGCAGGCGTACTACGTCATCGCGATGTCGGAAGCCTCCTCGAACCTCGCGCGGTTCGACGGGGTTCGGTACGGTCAGTCGGGCGGCTACGAGGGCAACTGGAACGAGTCGTTCGCCCGCGCCCGCGAGGAAGGCTTCGGCTCCGAGGTCAAGCGCCGCATCCTCCTCGGCACCTACGCCCTGTCGGCGGGCTACCACGACAAGTACTACAAGAAAGCCCAGGACGCCCGCGCGTGGGTGGCACAAGACTTCGACGCGGCCTTCGAGAAGGTGGACGTGCTCGCGTCGCCGACGATGCCGATTCTCCCGCCGAAACTGGGTGAGAGCCTCGACGACCCGCTCCAACTCTACCTCACCGACGCCAACACGGTGCCGGTGAACCTCGCGAACCTCCCCGCCATCTCGGTCCCGGCGGGCGAGTCGGAGGGGCTGCCGGTCGGACTCCAACTCATCGGCCCGAAGTTCGGCGAAGAGACGATCATCCGGGCGGCCAGTGCCGTCGAAGAGTAA
- a CDS encoding TM2 domain-containing protein has translation MASDTDTTKTETVYCHNCGEQIDAAAELCPHCGVRQRPPPSAVDDKRLVAALLAILLGSFGAHKFYLGRTKVGILYLLFFWTGLPGLVGIVEGALYLSKSREEFEAKYAERDR, from the coding sequence ATGGCGAGTGATACCGATACGACGAAGACCGAGACCGTCTACTGTCACAACTGCGGCGAACAGATAGACGCAGCGGCCGAACTCTGTCCGCACTGCGGCGTACGTCAGCGCCCGCCGCCCTCGGCCGTCGACGACAAGCGACTGGTCGCCGCGCTGCTCGCCATCCTGCTCGGGTCGTTCGGCGCGCACAAGTTCTACCTCGGCCGGACGAAGGTGGGTATCCTCTACCTCCTATTCTTCTGGACCGGACTTCCCGGCCTCGTCGGCATCGTTGAGGGCGCGCTCTACCTCTCGAAGAGTCGCGAGGAGTTCGAGGCGAAGTACGCCGAGCGCGACCGCTGA